From Ovis aries strain OAR_USU_Benz2616 breed Rambouillet unplaced genomic scaffold, ARS-UI_Ramb_v3.0 scaffold_134, whole genome shotgun sequence, the proteins below share one genomic window:
- the LOC132659102 gene encoding small cysteine and glycine repeat-containing protein 4-like has protein sequence MGCCGCGSCGGCGGGCGGGCGGGCGGSCGGGCGGGCSGSCGSCNSCRCYRVGCCSSCCPCCCGCCGGCCSVPVVCCHRRTCSCHSCGKGCCQQKSCCCQQKCCCQKQCCH, from the coding sequence ATGGGCTGCTGTGGTTGTGGAAGTTGTGGTGGCTGTGGTGGTGGCTGCGGTGGCGGCTGCGGTGGTGGCTGTGGTGGCAGCTGCGGTGGTGGCTGTGGTGGTGGCTGCAGTGGCAGCTGTGGCAGCTGCAACAGCTGCAGATGCTACCGGGTGGGCTgttgcagcagctgctgcccctgTTGCTGCGGCTGCTGTGGGGGCTGCTGCAGCGTCCCCGTGGTCTGCTGCCACCGCCGCACCTGCAGCTGCCACTCGTGTGGGAAGGGCTGTTGCCAgcagaagagctgctgctgccagcAGAAGTGCTGCTGCCAGAAGCAATGCTGCCACTAG